A genomic segment from Bacteroidota bacterium encodes:
- a CDS encoding T9SS type A sorting domain-containing protein, which translates to MKKLLFLICLLTVSFSNAQMLTWQQVVVPTTKNLNCIEFPTPQVGYIGGADSLLLKTIDGGITWNAVPYNGISFLPGGDDFLKLDFVSANIGYATVGPYSGIYRTVDGGLNWTILNTTLCFNQGLFFTADGEGYVGGSGCFQGEQMIRFSSGTATTATVNTPSWSASDMVVDIDFEYSVFDSLGLAVSLGGRILRSIDGGFNWDTIPSPLGNAVPLTSITIVDSNLAYVGYNNGSTGLGLLISTDGGLTWSLDPNTATFYYPIYHHLHTTLNDKTFAGAHSISLNSGLIMESTTSGWWNMYPMNEPIYSITSFNDTMIWAAGKNGYLVKTIDPNSVSITTIQAEESIELFPNPTNDYLSIQFSNNVVTKEFSIEIYSVEGKLIKKGEVGKSIIQVSELAHGAYYVKVMQNSNILTSKFVKL; encoded by the coding sequence ATGAAAAAGCTACTTTTTTTAATTTGCCTTCTTACTGTTTCATTCAGCAATGCGCAAATGCTAACATGGCAACAAGTTGTAGTTCCAACAACAAAGAATTTAAATTGCATAGAATTTCCTACTCCACAAGTTGGCTACATTGGCGGTGCCGATAGTTTGCTGCTTAAAACAATCGATGGAGGAATAACATGGAATGCTGTACCCTATAATGGAATATCTTTTTTACCCGGAGGAGATGACTTTTTAAAATTAGATTTTGTTAGCGCTAACATTGGCTATGCAACAGTAGGTCCTTATTCGGGTATTTACCGAACAGTTGATGGTGGATTAAACTGGACTATTTTGAACACTACACTTTGTTTCAATCAAGGCTTGTTTTTTACTGCTGACGGAGAAGGATATGTTGGAGGATCCGGTTGTTTCCAAGGAGAGCAAATGATTCGCTTTTCATCTGGAACTGCAACAACTGCTACTGTAAATACTCCGTCATGGTCGGCTTCGGATATGGTGGTTGACATTGATTTTGAATATAGTGTTTTTGATTCGTTGGGTTTAGCAGTTAGTTTAGGTGGTCGTATACTTCGTTCAATTGATGGTGGTTTCAATTGGGACACAATTCCATCTCCACTTGGTAATGCTGTTCCTTTAACCTCCATTACAATTGTTGATTCCAATTTGGCTTATGTGGGTTACAATAATGGTAGCACAGGATTAGGACTTTTAATCTCAACCGACGGTGGTTTAACATGGTCGTTGGATCCTAACACAGCAACATTTTACTATCCCATTTATCATCACTTGCATACCACATTAAATGATAAAACTTTCGCCGGTGCGCATAGTATTTCATTAAATTCGGGATTGATTATGGAATCCACTACTTCAGGTTGGTGGAATATGTACCCTATGAATGAACCAATTTATAGTATTACTTCTTTTAATGATACAATGATTTGGGCTGCAGGTAAGAATGGTTATTTAGTAAAAACGATTGATCCAAATTCAGTTTCAATTACTACTATTCAAGCAGAAGAATCGATAGAACTGTTTCCAAATCCAACAAACGATTATCTATCCATACAATTTTCTAATAATGTTGTTACTAAAGAATTCAGTATTGAAATCTATTCAGTGGAAGGAAAATTGATCAAAAAGGGAGAAGTTGGAAAAAGCATAATTCAAGTTTCCGAACTTGCACATGGTGCGTACTATGTTAAAGTCATGCAAAACTCAAACATTTTGACATCGAAATTTGTAAAACTTTAA
- a CDS encoding oxidoreductase has product MAYTFYPSEVIDIIDETPNVKRFFFKVPEFETFDFYAGQFVMMDLPLNSKVNTRAYSIASAPSNSNTFELIIVLKEDGLGTNYLWKNIRVGSQIPVTKALGKFMGPRPASFDTDLCFVCTGTGIAPFRSIIQDIINHNIPHKNINLIFGCRFQHDITYRKEFEALQNTLPGFNYIPILSRTGDESWHGETGYVHRVYQKLYADGTPCTFYLCGWKVMIMEARQNIVDMGYDKKQVKFELYD; this is encoded by the coding sequence ATGGCATACACTTTTTATCCTTCCGAAGTGATTGACATCATTGATGAAACACCCAATGTAAAACGCTTCTTTTTTAAAGTTCCCGAATTTGAAACCTTTGATTTTTATGCCGGGCAGTTTGTAATGATGGATTTACCGCTCAATTCAAAAGTAAATACACGTGCTTACTCCATTGCTTCTGCGCCAAGCAACAGCAATACTTTTGAATTAATTATAGTGCTAAAAGAAGATGGTCTGGGCACCAATTACTTGTGGAAAAACATTCGTGTGGGTTCACAAATTCCGGTTACCAAAGCGCTCGGCAAATTTATGGGACCACGCCCTGCAAGTTTCGATACCGATTTGTGTTTTGTATGCACCGGTACCGGTATTGCTCCCTTTCGTTCGATTATTCAGGATATTATCAACCACAATATTCCGCATAAAAACATCAACCTAATTTTTGGTTGCCGCTTTCAACACGATATCACCTATCGCAAAGAATTTGAAGCCTTGCAAAATACCTTACCGGGTTTTAATTACATTCCAATTTTATCGCGCACCGGCGACGAAAGCTGGCATGGTGAAACTGGATATGTGCACCGGGTATATCAAAAATTATATGCCGATGGCACGCCTTGCACTTTTTACCTCTGTGGCTGGAAAGTAATGATTATGGAAGCCCGTCAAAATATTGTTGACATGGGTTACGATAAAAAGCAAGTAAAATTTGAATTGTACGATTAA
- a CDS encoding DUF1801 domain-containing protein, with translation MKATGKTVNEILTSVPADRAEAFNKLHDVIIKNLPKGFEAAISYGGLGYVVPHSIYPSGYHCKPSEPLPFAAIASQKNTINFYHMGIYADTDLLNWFVAEYPKHTKQKLDMGKSCIRFKKFDDIPYKLIGDLMKKMSVKMWISLYESALKK, from the coding sequence ATGAAGGCAACAGGAAAAACAGTAAACGAAATTTTAACCTCAGTTCCTGCCGATAGAGCAGAAGCTTTTAATAAATTACATGATGTTATTATAAAAAACCTTCCCAAGGGATTTGAAGCAGCCATTAGTTATGGTGGATTGGGTTATGTTGTTCCACATTCAATTTATCCTTCAGGCTATCATTGCAAACCGAGCGAACCATTGCCCTTTGCTGCAATTGCTTCCCAAAAAAATACCATTAATTTTTACCATATGGGCATTTATGCAGATACCGATTTATTGAACTGGTTCGTTGCTGAGTATCCAAAGCACACCAAGCAAAAATTGGACATGGGTAAAAGTTGTATTCGCTTCAAAAAATTTGATGATATTCCCTATAAACTCATTGGCGATTTAATGAAAAAGATGAGCGTGAAAATGTGGATTAGTCTTTATGAATCAGCGCTTAAAAAATAA
- a CDS encoding VOC family protein produces MYQRIAHIALLVDDYDAAIEFYTQKLDFHILEDTKLSEDKRWVMLAPKGAKECCLLLAKASNEEQASFVGNQTGGRVFLFLYTDDFWRDYEKMKSRGVKFVRPPQDFDYGTVAVFEDLYGNKWDLIEPNEKNKGLKN; encoded by the coding sequence ATGTATCAAAGAATTGCTCATATTGCTTTACTCGTTGACGACTATGATGCCGCTATTGAGTTTTACACCCAAAAACTTGACTTTCATATATTAGAAGATACTAAGTTAAGCGAAGACAAAAGGTGGGTGATGCTTGCACCTAAAGGGGCCAAAGAGTGTTGTTTGTTATTAGCAAAAGCTTCAAATGAAGAACAAGCGAGCTTTGTTGGTAATCAGACAGGAGGAAGAGTTTTTTTGTTTTTGTATACAGACGACTTTTGGCGCGATTACGAAAAAATGAAAAGTAGAGGTGTAAAATTTGTTAGGCCACCGCAAGATTTTGACTATGGAACAGTTGCTGTATTTGAGGATTTATACGGAAATAAGTGGGACTTAATTGAACCTAACGAAAAGAATAAAGGGTTAAAAAATTGA
- a CDS encoding DUF1211 domain-containing protein, with product MTKSRLEAFSDGVIAIIITIMVLELKTPHGTTWQAFEPLFPVLLSYVFSFIFIGIYWGNHHHLLHTITHVNSKIIWCNLHLLFWLSLIPFATAYMGENHFHYITVALYAALAAVCGLAYYLLLKVISEGHKSGSELLIPLKKQEKKGKLSLILYLFAIPMAFVHAYLATAIIACVTLIWWIPDKNIEKSLE from the coding sequence ATGACCAAATCACGCTTAGAAGCATTTAGCGATGGTGTAATTGCCATTATTATTACCATTATGGTGCTCGAATTAAAAACCCCACACGGTACTACTTGGCAAGCATTTGAGCCGCTATTTCCGGTGCTTTTAAGTTATGTATTCAGTTTTATTTTTATTGGAATTTATTGGGGAAACCACCATCACTTGTTGCATACTATAACACATGTAAACAGCAAAATAATTTGGTGCAATTTGCATTTACTTTTTTGGCTTTCATTAATTCCCTTTGCCACCGCCTACATGGGCGAAAATCATTTTCACTACATTACAGTTGCATTGTATGCTGCATTGGCTGCAGTTTGCGGCTTAGCATATTACCTCTTGCTAAAAGTAATTTCAGAAGGCCACAAGAGCGGAAGCGAACTTTTAATTCCTTTAAAAAAGCAGGAAAAAAAGGGAAAACTATCATTGATACTCTACTTATTTGCAATACCTATGGCATTTGTGCATGCCTATTTAGCAACAGCAATTATTGCCTGCGTAACATTAATTTGGTGGATTCCCGATAAGAACATTGAAAAATCGCTGGAGTAA
- a CDS encoding AraC family transcriptional regulator, with product MNNKGVQFYIEKLGITEKKLSSTIKKHTGLSPLQLIHNRIILEAKRLLVFEETSHKEISYQLGFDSPASFSAFIKSKTGFTPSELTKHLAEIHK from the coding sequence ATGAATAATAAAGGTGTTCAGTTTTATATTGAAAAGCTTGGTATTACTGAAAAGAAACTTTCGTCAACCATTAAAAAACACACAGGCTTAAGTCCTCTGCAATTAATTCATAATAGAATAATATTAGAGGCAAAGCGTTTATTAGTCTTTGAAGAAACATCTCATAAGGAGATTTCCTATCAACTTGGATTTGACTCTCCTGCTTCTTTTTCAGCATTTATTAAGTCTAAAACAGGCTTTACTCCAAGTGAGCTAACCAAGCATCTGGCGGAAATTCATAAGTAA
- a CDS encoding DUF86 domain-containing protein translates to MSKRDAKLLLSDILDAVQKIKKYTVGLNYNSFIADTKTLDAVIRNFEIIGEAANRLPFEFKEKYVTVDWFQIIGFRNRIVHDYMGVDYKIVWTIIEKDIDKLSQEIGSISKSL, encoded by the coding sequence ATGTCTAAACGTGACGCCAAGCTTTTGCTGTCTGACATTCTGGACGCTGTCCAAAAAATCAAAAAATATACGGTTGGGCTTAACTATAACTCATTTATTGCCGACACCAAAACACTTGACGCTGTAATTCGAAATTTTGAAATTATTGGCGAAGCTGCAAATAGACTTCCTTTTGAGTTTAAAGAAAAATATGTAACCGTTGATTGGTTTCAAATTATTGGTTTTAGAAATCGAATAGTTCACGACTATATGGGAGTGGATTACAAAATTGTCTGGACAATAATTGAAAAGGACATTGATAAATTATCCCAAGAGATCGGCAGTATTTCTAAGAGCTTGTAG
- a CDS encoding isoaspartyl peptidase/L-asparaginase has protein sequence MKQHAIAIHGGAGTILKSSMTDEKEAAYKSALQDALLAGEKVLEAQGSSLDAVEMAVRSLEDNELFNAGKGSVFTHDGKHEMDASIMDGKNLMAGAVAGIDKVKNPVSFARMVMEKTEHVFLSGAGAMELAHKLNVQQMPDAYFFTQQRFDQLTEIRNSDKMQLDHSDKKFGTVGAVALDVHGNIAAATSTGGMTNKKFGRVGDSPMIGAGTYASNASCAVSCTGHGEFFIRAVVAYDVACLVEYKGLTLAQACEKVVNDKLVKLGGEGGLIALDKAGNISLVFNSEGMYRGYKRQGEDMYLGIYK, from the coding sequence ATGAAGCAACATGCCATAGCAATACACGGTGGTGCAGGAACCATTTTAAAATCGAGCATGACGGACGAGAAGGAGGCCGCTTACAAAAGCGCGCTGCAAGATGCTTTGCTTGCCGGCGAAAAGGTTCTTGAAGCTCAAGGTTCGTCGCTTGATGCAGTTGAAATGGCTGTGCGTAGTTTGGAGGACAATGAATTGTTTAATGCAGGTAAAGGTTCGGTATTTACACACGATGGAAAGCATGAAATGGATGCTTCCATTATGGATGGAAAAAATTTAATGGCCGGAGCAGTTGCAGGAATCGACAAGGTAAAAAATCCGGTGTCGTTTGCGCGCATGGTGATGGAAAAAACCGAGCATGTTTTTTTAAGCGGAGCTGGCGCGATGGAGCTTGCGCATAAATTGAATGTGCAGCAAATGCCCGATGCATATTTTTTTACGCAACAACGATTTGACCAATTGACCGAAATACGCAACAGCGATAAAATGCAGCTCGACCACAGCGATAAAAAATTTGGAACAGTAGGAGCCGTTGCCTTAGATGTGCATGGAAATATTGCAGCTGCAACCTCTACCGGAGGTATGACCAATAAAAAATTTGGAAGGGTAGGAGATAGCCCTATGATAGGTGCGGGTACTTATGCTAGCAATGCCAGTTGTGCAGTGTCGTGCACGGGACATGGAGAATTTTTTATACGTGCGGTTGTTGCCTACGATGTGGCATGTTTGGTTGAGTACAAGGGTTTAACATTAGCACAAGCTTGCGAAAAGGTGGTGAACGATAAGTTGGTTAAATTGGGTGGAGAAGGTGGTTTGATAGCATTGGACAAAGCAGGAAATATTTCCTTGGTTTTTAATTCAGAAGGTATGTACCGAGGCTATAAGCGACAAGGTGAGGATATGTATTTGGGGATTTATAAGTGA
- a CDS encoding DNA alkylation repair protein, with protein MTYTQIISELKKLGDKEKKEFKEKKFGIVANNSLGIFQKDINELVKKIKKDNQLAIQLFDSRIYEARILCSKIYNPKDLTEDLMEKWVVTFENWEICDSFCMLLFAKSKFAVSKANEWAGRANEFEKRAAFAIIAAYCMADKKANNECYENFFSLIIKHANDERIYVRKAVNWALQSIGKRNIDLNKQAIEVANQLLVRNNKTANWIAKDALKELQSETVKILDYPREIYRSK; from the coding sequence ATGACTTATACTCAAATTATTTCAGAGCTAAAGAAATTAGGCGATAAAGAGAAGAAGGAATTTAAAGAAAAAAAGTTCGGAATTGTTGCCAACAACTCTTTAGGTATATTTCAAAAAGACATTAATGAACTTGTAAAAAAAATAAAAAAGGACAATCAATTAGCTATACAACTCTTTGATAGCAGAATTTACGAAGCAAGAATTTTATGTAGTAAAATTTATAATCCAAAGGATTTAACCGAAGACCTAATGGAAAAGTGGGTAGTAACTTTTGAAAATTGGGAAATTTGCGATAGCTTTTGTATGCTGCTTTTTGCCAAAAGTAAATTTGCAGTTTCAAAAGCAAATGAATGGGCAGGTAGAGCAAATGAATTTGAAAAAAGAGCAGCATTCGCAATAATCGCAGCTTATTGTATGGCCGACAAAAAAGCAAATAATGAATGCTATGAAAATTTTTTTTCGCTTATAATTAAGCACGCTAACGATGAAAGAATTTATGTTAGAAAGGCTGTAAATTGGGCATTGCAAAGTATTGGAAAACGTAACATAGATTTAAACAAACAGGCAATTGAAGTAGCAAATCAATTACTTGTTAGGAACAATAAAACCGCCAATTGGATTGCAAAGGATGCACTCAAAGAATTGCAAAGTGAAACAGTGAAAATACTTGACTATCCTAGAGAAATTTATAGAAGCAAGTAA
- a CDS encoding nucleotidyltransferase family protein, with the protein MRSLTEIKETLNSNKLRLTEKYGLSFMAIFGSYGRGQQTESSDIDILVDFQKPIGVEFIDLANELERILKAKVDLVSKNGIKPQYFKEIEQDLSYV; encoded by the coding sequence ATGAGAAGTTTGACTGAAATAAAAGAAACATTGAATAGCAATAAACTGAGACTGACAGAAAAGTATGGACTTAGTTTTATGGCTATTTTTGGATCTTATGGTAGAGGACAACAAACTGAATCCAGCGACATTGACATTTTAGTTGATTTTCAAAAACCAATCGGTGTAGAGTTTATTGACCTAGCAAACGAACTCGAAAGAATTTTAAAAGCTAAGGTGGATTTGGTTTCTAAAAACGGAATTAAGCCTCAGTATTTTAAAGAAATAGAACAAGACCTGAGTTATGTCTAA
- a CDS encoding aminotransferase class I/II-fold pyridoxal phosphate-dependent enzyme produces MHIDLRSDTATRPTPGMLQAMMNAKVGDDVFGEDLSIIELQNKTAELFGMEAGLFCPSGTMTNQIAIKTHTQPGDELICDSNAHIYNYEGGGIAFNSGVQAKLLLGDRGRITAEQIAEQINPGFDWLAKTSLVSIENTSNRSGGSVYDLEEIKKIAALCKQQKLKFHLDGARIFNALIETKGPENLMGMDKINFLAKENGKCFDSISVCFSKGLGTPVGSVLLGTSEFINRARRIRKVFGGGMRQAGFLAAAGTYALEQHILRLKEDHRRAAILANELQKLPYIESILPADTNIVIFTLKDSFSADDFVATLKKNNIVCSGFGKQKIRFVTHLDFTDEMLEQTLTLLKKIAP; encoded by the coding sequence ATGCACATAGATTTACGCAGCGATACCGCTACACGACCTACTCCAGGAATGTTGCAAGCCATGATGAACGCCAAAGTTGGCGACGATGTTTTTGGCGAAGACCTCAGCATTATTGAATTGCAAAACAAAACCGCCGAACTGTTCGGTATGGAAGCAGGACTGTTTTGCCCATCGGGCACCATGACCAATCAAATTGCCATTAAAACCCATACTCAACCCGGCGATGAATTAATTTGCGATAGCAATGCACATATTTACAATTACGAGGGCGGTGGTATTGCTTTTAATTCGGGCGTTCAAGCAAAACTATTGCTGGGCGATCGCGGACGAATTACTGCCGAACAAATTGCCGAACAAATAAATCCGGGTTTCGATTGGTTGGCTAAAACTAGTTTGGTAAGCATCGAAAATACTTCTAACCGCAGCGGTGGCAGCGTTTATGATCTTGAAGAAATAAAAAAAATAGCTGCCTTGTGCAAACAACAAAAGCTAAAATTTCACCTCGACGGTGCACGTATATTTAATGCACTTATCGAAACAAAAGGCCCGGAAAACTTAATGGGCATGGATAAAATAAATTTCCTTGCCAAAGAAAACGGAAAGTGTTTCGATTCAATTTCAGTTTGCTTTTCAAAAGGGTTAGGAACTCCAGTTGGCTCAGTTTTGTTGGGTACTAGCGAATTTATAAATCGTGCACGGCGCATTCGTAAAGTGTTTGGTGGTGGTATGCGTCAAGCCGGATTTTTGGCAGCTGCCGGAACTTACGCGCTCGAACAGCATATTTTACGCCTCAAAGAAGATCATCGCAGAGCTGCAATCCTTGCTAACGAATTACAAAAATTGCCTTATATTGAATCCATCTTGCCTGCCGATACCAACATTGTAATTTTTACTTTAAAAGATTCATTTAGCGCCGATGACTTTGTGGCAACACTTAAAAAAAACAACATAGTGTGCTCAGGCTTTGGAAAACAAAAAATTCGCTTTGTAACCCATCTTGATTTTACCGACGAAATGTTGGAGCAAACTTTAACGCTATTAAAAAAAATTGCTCCTTAA